The genomic segment GGTCGGCGCAGTCAGGCCCTTGACCTCGAGCAGCACCTCGCCGGGTTTATCGGCAAAATGGCGCGGGTAGGTCATGTCGACGTTGCGGCCGACCATCATGCGCACGAGCTGGTCCGGCGTGACGTCGGCGGGCCGGACACCATCGATGCGGCGGCCGTCGCGCAGCACGGTGATGCGATCGCCGAGCGCGAACACTTCGGCCATGCGGTGGGAGATGTAGACGATCGACACGCCGTCCGCCTTCAGCCGCGCGATCAGTGCGAACAAGAGCTCGGTCTCGCGGTCGGACAGCGCTGCGGTCGGCTCGTCCATGACCAGGATGCGGGCGTTCTGGCTGATCGCCTTGGCGATCTCGACCATCTGCTGCTGCGCGACGCCGAGCTTGTCGACGATGGTGGAGGGATCGATGTCGAAGCCGATGGTGTCGAGCACGCGCCTTGCGTCGGCCAATAACCTGCGGCGGTCGATGGTGCCGGGAATGCGGCCCTTCGGCTCGCGTCCCAAGAAGATGTTCTGGGCGATGTCGAGATGGGGGACGAGCGAGAATTCTTGGAAGATCACGGCAATGCCGAGCTTTTGCGCATCGGCGGTCGAGGAGATCGCGACCCGTTTGCCGTTGTAATAGAACTCGCCGGCGTCGGCGCGATAGGCGCCGCACAGCACCTTCATCAGGCTCGATTTGCCGGCGCCGTTCTCGCCCAGCAGCATGTGGACCTCGCCGGGGTAGACGGCAAAGGACACGTCGTCCAGCGCCTTGACGCCGGGAAATTCCTTGCTGATGCCGCGCAGCTCCAGCAGCGGCGTGGGTGAGGTGACCTCGATCGGGAGCGCGTCGCTCATGCTTTGGCTCCGCCAGCAAAGATCTTTCCGGGGTTCATCAATCCGGCGGGATCGAGCGCCGTCTTGATCGATCGCATCACGTCCACGGCCTCGCCGAGCTCATCGGAGAGATAATCGATCTTGCCGAGCCCGATGCCGTGCTCGCCGGTGCAGGTGCCGTCCATGGCAATGGCGCGCGCGACCATGCGGGCCTGCAGCGCCTTGGCGCCTTCGGCCTCCTCCGGCTTTGTCGGGTCGATCAGGATCAGCATGTGGAAATTGCCGTCACCGACATGGCCGACGATCGGTGCGGTGAAACCGTGCGCGTCCGCATCGCGCCGCGTCTCGGTCAGGCATTCCGCCAGCCGTGAGATCGGCACGCAGACGTCGGTGATCACCGCGCGTGCGCCGGGCCGCAGGCCGAGGCCGGCATAGAGCGTGTTGTCGCGGGCGTGCCAGAGCCGGCTGCGGTCTTCCTGTGCCTTGGCCCAGGCAAAGCCATGGCCGCCGTGGTCGGCCGCGATCGCCTGCGCGGCCTCGGCCTGTTCGGCGACCGATGTCTCCGAGCCATGGAATTCGAAGAACAGGGTGGGCGCCTCGCGATATCCGAGCTTGGCGTAGGCGTTGATGCCGCGCATCATGACGTCGTCGAGCAGCTCGATGCGCGCCA from the Bradyrhizobium sp. WBAH42 genome contains:
- a CDS encoding sugar ABC transporter ATP-binding protein encodes the protein MSDALPIEVTSPTPLLELRGISKEFPGVKALDDVSFAVYPGEVHMLLGENGAGKSSLMKVLCGAYRADAGEFYYNGKRVAISSTADAQKLGIAVIFQEFSLVPHLDIAQNIFLGREPKGRIPGTIDRRRLLADARRVLDTIGFDIDPSTIVDKLGVAQQQMVEIAKAISQNARILVMDEPTAALSDRETELLFALIARLKADGVSIVYISHRMAEVFALGDRITVLRDGRRIDGVRPADVTPDQLVRMMVGRNVDMTYPRHFADKPGEVLLEVKGLTAPTGISDINIEVRRGEIVGLCGLVGSGRSEVARAIFGADPVTSGEIIFDGKSISGEPDLAARRGIALIPESRKSEGLALLRSVSDNLVVSALRKLFPSGLFDQRSAQRTADGLIRQLRVATPSARQTVGLLSGGNQQKVVIGKWLAAGSKLFIFDEPTRGIDIGAKSEIFALIDRLVAEGAAALMISSEQVEICHVCDRAYVMREGRIAGHLTRNELTEENIVRLGMHHA